In one Achromobacter spanius genomic region, the following are encoded:
- the ileS gene encoding isoleucine--tRNA ligase — MDYKKTLNLPDTPFPMRGDLAKREPAWISQWEENHVYQAIRAASRGRPRFVLHDGPPYANGDIHIGHAVNKILKDIIVKSRNMAGYDAHYVPGWDCHGMPIEIQIEKKFGKHLPVAEVQSKARAYALEQIDRQRKDFKRLGVLGEWDRPYMTMNFSNEADEIRALGRILDKGYVFRGLKPVNWCFDCGSALAEAEVEYADRVDPAVDVAFPFAEPAKLAAAFKLDSVDDGAIVIWTTTPWTIPSNQALNVHPEIEYALVRVSPVPKFGPLLLVAKDRVEACLKSWNLEGEIIATAPGEALSEIEFRHPLAQFNDAYDRRAPIYLGDYVTADSGTGVVHSAPAYGIEDFVSCKAHGMKDTDFISPVMGDGKYVDSLALFGGLSIWDANPKIVEALTEAGALMHVEKHKHSYMHCWRHKTPIIYRATSQWFAGMDVAPKDGGPTLRESALAGIDATAFYPAWGRARLHAMIANRPDWTLSRQRQWGVPMAFFVHKETGELHPRTSELLEQVAQRVEKDGIEAWQAIEPRDLLGDEADQYEKNRDTLDVWFDSGSTHATVLGGKDGEFAGSHGAELGWPADLYLEGSDQHRGWFHSSLLTGCMLYGQPPYKALLTHGFVVDGQGRKMSKSVGNVIAPQKVSDSLGAEILRLWVASTDYSGELSISDEILKRVVEGYRRIRNTLRFLLANVADFDAVSQAVPYGDLFEIDRYALAMTAQMQSEVHANYERYDFHPAVSRLQTFCSEDLGAFYLDILKDRLYTSAPNSVARRSAQTALLDITQTLLKLMAPILSFTAEEAWKELVGSALKHQADAARTTIFTEVYHALPPFADADALSAKWTRLRAIRAEVQRKLEEVRTAGDIGSSLQAEVDLYASGDDQQLLASLGDDLRFVLIVSRATVHAGDGETRIDVTPSTHKKCERCWHWRLDVGQDADHPEICGRCVSNLFGSGEARDKA, encoded by the coding sequence ATGGACTATAAAAAGACCCTCAACCTGCCCGATACCCCCTTCCCCATGCGGGGCGACCTTGCCAAGCGCGAGCCCGCCTGGATTTCGCAATGGGAGGAAAACCACGTCTACCAGGCGATCCGAGCAGCCAGCCGCGGCCGGCCCCGTTTCGTGCTGCACGACGGCCCGCCCTACGCGAACGGCGACATTCACATCGGCCACGCGGTCAACAAGATCCTGAAGGACATCATCGTCAAGAGCCGCAACATGGCCGGCTACGACGCGCATTACGTGCCGGGCTGGGATTGCCATGGCATGCCGATCGAAATCCAGATCGAAAAGAAATTCGGCAAGCACCTGCCCGTGGCGGAAGTGCAGTCGAAGGCTCGCGCCTACGCGCTTGAGCAGATCGACCGCCAGCGCAAGGATTTCAAGCGACTGGGTGTGCTGGGCGAATGGGATCGCCCGTACATGACCATGAACTTCAGCAATGAAGCCGACGAGATCCGCGCGCTGGGCCGCATCCTTGACAAGGGCTACGTGTTTCGCGGCCTGAAGCCCGTGAACTGGTGCTTTGACTGTGGCTCGGCCTTGGCCGAAGCCGAAGTCGAATACGCCGACCGCGTCGACCCCGCCGTTGACGTCGCCTTCCCGTTCGCCGAACCCGCCAAGCTGGCGGCGGCGTTCAAGCTGGATTCGGTGGATGACGGCGCCATCGTCATCTGGACCACTACGCCCTGGACCATCCCGTCCAACCAGGCGCTGAACGTGCATCCGGAAATCGAATACGCGCTGGTGCGTGTGTCGCCAGTGCCCAAATTCGGCCCGCTGCTGCTCGTCGCGAAAGACCGCGTCGAAGCCTGCCTGAAGTCGTGGAACCTGGAAGGCGAAATCATCGCCACGGCACCCGGCGAAGCGCTGTCCGAAATTGAATTCCGCCATCCGCTGGCGCAGTTCAACGACGCCTACGACCGCCGCGCGCCGATCTACCTGGGCGACTATGTCACGGCCGACTCGGGCACGGGCGTCGTGCACTCGGCCCCAGCCTACGGCATCGAGGACTTTGTGTCGTGCAAGGCGCACGGCATGAAGGACACCGACTTCATCAGCCCCGTCATGGGCGACGGCAAGTACGTGGACAGCCTGGCCCTGTTCGGCGGCCTGTCCATCTGGGACGCCAACCCCAAGATCGTCGAAGCGCTGACTGAAGCCGGCGCGCTGATGCACGTCGAAAAGCACAAGCACAGCTACATGCACTGCTGGCGCCACAAGACGCCGATCATCTACCGCGCCACCAGCCAATGGTTCGCCGGCATGGACGTGGCCCCGAAAGACGGCGGCCCGACCCTGCGCGAATCGGCCTTGGCCGGTATCGACGCCACGGCCTTCTACCCGGCCTGGGGCCGCGCCCGTTTGCACGCCATGATCGCCAACCGCCCGGATTGGACCCTGTCGCGCCAACGCCAGTGGGGCGTGCCGATGGCCTTCTTCGTGCACAAGGAAACCGGCGAACTGCATCCGCGCACGTCTGAACTGCTGGAACAAGTGGCGCAGCGCGTGGAGAAAGACGGCATCGAAGCCTGGCAAGCCATTGAACCGCGCGACCTGCTCGGCGATGAAGCCGACCAGTACGAAAAGAACCGCGACACGCTCGACGTGTGGTTCGATTCCGGCAGCACGCACGCCACGGTATTGGGCGGCAAGGACGGCGAGTTCGCCGGTTCCCACGGCGCTGAACTCGGCTGGCCCGCCGACCTGTACCTGGAAGGCTCGGACCAGCATCGCGGCTGGTTCCATTCGTCGCTGCTGACGGGCTGCATGCTGTATGGCCAACCGCCCTACAAGGCGCTGCTGACGCACGGCTTCGTGGTGGACGGCCAGGGCCGCAAGATGAGCAAGTCGGTGGGCAACGTGATCGCACCCCAAAAGGTGTCGGACTCGCTGGGCGCCGAAATCCTGCGCTTGTGGGTCGCTTCCACCGATTACTCGGGCGAACTGTCCATCTCGGACGAAATCCTGAAGCGCGTGGTCGAGGGCTACCGCCGCATCCGCAACACGCTGCGCTTCCTGCTGGCCAACGTGGCCGACTTCGATGCGGTGTCGCAGGCGGTGCCGTATGGTGATCTGTTCGAAATCGACCGCTACGCGCTGGCGATGACGGCGCAGATGCAGTCCGAAGTGCACGCCAACTACGAACGCTACGACTTCCACCCGGCGGTCTCGCGCTTGCAGACGTTCTGCTCGGAAGACCTGGGCGCGTTCTACCTGGACATCCTGAAAGACCGCCTGTACACGTCGGCGCCCAATAGCGTGGCGCGCCGCTCGGCACAGACGGCGCTGCTGGACATCACCCAGACGCTGCTCAAGCTGATGGCGCCGATCCTGTCCTTCACGGCCGAAGAAGCCTGGAAGGAACTGGTGGGCTCGGCGCTCAAGCACCAGGCCGACGCCGCCCGCACGACGATCTTCACCGAGGTCTATCACGCGCTGCCGCCGTTTGCCGATGCCGATGCGCTGTCGGCAAAGTGGACGCGCCTGCGCGCGATCCGCGCCGAGGTCCAGCGCAAGCTGGAAGAAGTGCGCACAGCGGGCGACATCGGTTCGTCGTTGCAAGCCGAAGTGGATCTTTACGCCAGCGGCGACGACCAGCAATTGCTGGCCAGCCTGGGCGACGACCTGCGCTTCGTGCTGATCGTGTCGCGCGCCACCGTGCATGCAGGCGACGGCGAAACCCGCATCGACGTCACGCCGTCCACGCACAAGAAGTGCGAACGCTGCTGGCACTGGCGCCTTGACGTGGGCCAGGACGCGGACCACCCCGAGATCTGCGGCCGCTGCGTGTCCAACCTGTTCGGCTCGGGCGAAGCCCGCGACAAGGCGTGA
- a CDS encoding CerR family C-terminal domain-containing protein: MHDQDTLNARSRETRDRLIRAGLALFSRHGLDGVRTRQLVDAAGVNQSAIPYHFGGKDGVYAAVLEQVAAHIAERLGLPRPAATSPDSARAALQLLMQDFVSALLDSEASAASSLLLAREQLQPTEQFDALYGQLFQPLHENIANLVADIRGQTHGDRDTILRAHAILGQALAFAVAREALLRRLGVQTLSPKDIQNIVQMVGNMAISACS; this comes from the coding sequence ATGCACGATCAAGACACTCTCAACGCACGCTCCCGCGAAACGCGCGACCGGCTGATCCGGGCAGGCCTGGCGCTGTTCAGCCGCCATGGGCTGGACGGCGTGCGGACCCGGCAACTGGTCGACGCGGCAGGCGTGAACCAATCCGCTATTCCCTATCATTTCGGGGGCAAGGACGGGGTGTATGCAGCAGTGCTTGAGCAGGTGGCCGCCCACATCGCCGAGCGCCTGGGCCTGCCGCGCCCGGCGGCGACGTCGCCAGATTCCGCCCGTGCGGCGCTTCAGTTGCTGATGCAGGATTTTGTATCGGCACTGTTGGATTCAGAAGCGTCGGCCGCCAGCAGCCTGCTGCTGGCGCGCGAACAGCTACAACCCACCGAGCAATTCGACGCGTTGTATGGGCAGTTGTTCCAGCCGCTGCACGAGAACATTGCAAACCTGGTAGCGGACATCCGTGGGCAAACGCATGGAGATCGCGACACCATTCTGCGCGCCCACGCCATCCTGGGCCAGGCGCTTGCCTTCGCGGTAGCGCGCGAGGCGCTGCTGCGCCGGCTGGGTGTCCAAACCTTGTCACCCAAGGACATCCAGAACATCGTGCAGATGGTCGGGAACATGGCGATTAGCGCCTGTTCCTGA
- a CDS encoding DedA family protein, whose amino-acid sequence MDQYIDKIGLFIEANQVWAGPITFLLTMGESMVLLGLFIPATALMLLTGGLIGAGTLDPWGVVAWGIAGAIVGDALSYWLGRWAGPGVLRRWPLKQQRTGVARARLFFYRYGFASVLIGRFLGPIRSTIPTVAGVMGMAHHRFQLANVMSALLWMPLMLAPGYITARSLGTAENAQQIAMMIGAGLSVLLGCGLLLAMVRKRRQPARQRAGQSRGN is encoded by the coding sequence ATGGATCAATATATCGACAAGATCGGCCTCTTCATCGAGGCCAACCAGGTGTGGGCAGGCCCCATCACGTTCCTGCTTACCATGGGGGAATCGATGGTGCTGTTGGGCCTGTTCATTCCCGCGACGGCGCTGATGCTGCTGACGGGTGGCTTGATCGGCGCGGGCACGCTGGACCCCTGGGGCGTGGTCGCCTGGGGTATTGCCGGCGCCATTGTGGGCGACGCGCTGTCGTACTGGCTGGGCCGCTGGGCCGGCCCCGGCGTGTTGCGCCGCTGGCCGCTCAAGCAACAACGCACCGGCGTGGCGCGCGCGCGGCTGTTCTTTTACCGCTATGGCTTTGCCTCGGTGCTGATCGGCCGCTTCCTGGGGCCGATCCGCTCAACCATTCCCACCGTCGCCGGCGTGATGGGCATGGCGCACCACCGCTTCCAACTGGCCAATGTCATGTCGGCGCTGCTGTGGATGCCCTTGATGTTGGCGCCGGGCTACATCACGGCGCGCAGCCTGGGAACGGCGGAAAACGCGCAGCAAATCGCCATGATGATCGGCGCGGGCCTCTCAGTGCTGCTAGGATGCGGGCTTCTGCTGGCCATGGTGCGCAAGCGCCGTCAACCTGCTCGGCAACGGGCGGGGCAAAGCCGCGGCAACTGA
- a CDS encoding metal-dependent hydrolase, with amino-acid sequence MDSVTQAVLGAGIQGALLGRFQGRRALIYGAVLGTLPDLDVLVRYPDPVSLMTYHRGFSHSVFVLTGLAMLLAWLIRKYWPQAPYSGRRLFLTIWLVLVTHPILDSFTVYGTQLFWPMTTIPESWSAIFIIDPVYTVPMLLAVFYAIAVGVTQRARRFLAGVLVFSTAYLGFGLASRMAAEDRVREAMRDQGIAVTELRAVSMPFNTLVWRVIAKTPDGSYYEAVSSLFDRDPPEWLRQPLHLDLAQALDDVPLHQRLQWFTDDWLRYDAIGDALVVSDLRMGMAGHYTFRFKMAERTPEGGWKPVTPSSWPSERGGWEELKRVLARILHAQPPLPLAQWSELSTK; translated from the coding sequence ATGGATTCGGTAACACAAGCCGTGCTGGGCGCGGGCATACAAGGCGCCTTGCTGGGACGCTTCCAAGGGCGTCGGGCGCTGATTTACGGCGCGGTGCTGGGGACGCTGCCCGATCTGGACGTATTGGTGCGGTACCCCGACCCCGTGTCCCTCATGACCTACCACCGGGGCTTCTCCCATTCGGTGTTCGTGCTGACCGGCCTGGCCATGCTGCTTGCCTGGCTGATACGCAAATACTGGCCACAGGCACCGTATAGCGGGCGACGGCTGTTCCTGACAATATGGCTGGTGCTGGTGACGCATCCGATACTGGATTCGTTCACGGTCTATGGCACGCAGCTTTTTTGGCCGATGACCACCATACCCGAAAGCTGGTCGGCCATTTTCATTATTGACCCCGTCTACACGGTGCCGATGTTGCTGGCCGTGTTCTACGCCATTGCCGTCGGGGTGACGCAACGTGCACGCCGCTTCCTGGCCGGCGTGCTGGTATTCAGCACCGCGTATCTGGGCTTCGGCCTGGCCAGCCGCATGGCGGCGGAAGACCGGGTGCGCGAGGCGATGCGCGATCAGGGCATCGCGGTAACCGAGCTGCGGGCCGTGTCGATGCCGTTCAATACCCTGGTCTGGCGCGTCATTGCCAAGACGCCGGATGGCAGCTACTACGAAGCCGTCAGCAGCCTGTTCGACCGGGACCCGCCGGAATGGCTGCGCCAGCCGCTGCACCTGGATCTGGCGCAAGCGTTGGATGATGTGCCCCTGCACCAGCGCCTGCAATGGTTCACGGATGATTGGCTGCGCTATGACGCCATCGGCGACGCCTTGGTCGTGAGCGATTTGCGCATGGGCATGGCGGGGCACTACACCTTCCGCTTCAAGATGGCCGAGCGCACGCCAGAGGGCGGTTGGAAGCCGGTCACGCCGTCCAGTTGGCCCAGCGAGCGGGGCGGTTGGGAGGAATTGAAGCGGGTGCTTGCCCGCATCCTGCATGCGCAGCCGCCGTTGCCGCTGGCGCAATGGTCGGAATTGTCGACGAAGTAG
- a CDS encoding DUF1177 domain-containing protein gives MKQVIDTIELLSSARISGEAVAKVLRDAGDCEVEVTHLERDGAATDFLSIVIPGLDPFAPQLGIVGRLGGIGARPAVTGLVSDSDGAVVAIAAALKLMAMARQGDVMPGTVRIRTHICPRAGTRPHHPVPMMRSPFPMREMMSHEVDPRMDAILSVDTTRGNRLVNKRGVALTPVAKQGYLLRVPETMLDVMGWVSGELPVTLPLTTQDITPYENGLWHVNSLMQPATLTDAPVVGVALTAQTTVPGCATGVTNAVDADVAMRFCIEIAKLYGQGAMTFYDEAEWAALQARYGSMAHLQTMGRGQ, from the coding sequence ATGAAGCAGGTGATCGACACCATCGAGCTGCTGTCGTCGGCGCGCATCAGCGGCGAAGCGGTGGCCAAGGTGTTGCGCGACGCCGGCGATTGCGAAGTGGAAGTCACCCACCTGGAACGCGACGGCGCTGCTACCGATTTTCTGTCCATCGTCATTCCCGGCCTGGATCCCTTCGCGCCGCAACTGGGCATCGTCGGCCGTCTGGGCGGCATCGGTGCACGGCCCGCCGTGACGGGCCTGGTGTCCGATAGTGATGGAGCGGTCGTGGCGATTGCCGCCGCGCTGAAGCTGATGGCCATGGCGCGACAGGGCGACGTGATGCCGGGCACCGTGCGCATCCGCACGCACATCTGCCCGCGTGCCGGCACGCGCCCGCATCATCCCGTGCCGATGATGCGTTCGCCTTTTCCCATGCGCGAAATGATGTCGCACGAGGTGGACCCGCGCATGGACGCGATCCTGTCCGTGGACACCACGCGCGGCAACCGCCTGGTGAACAAGCGCGGCGTGGCGCTGACGCCGGTGGCCAAGCAGGGCTATCTGCTGCGCGTTCCGGAAACGATGCTGGATGTGATGGGTTGGGTCAGCGGTGAACTTCCCGTGACCCTGCCGCTGACCACGCAAGACATCACGCCTTATGAAAATGGCCTGTGGCACGTGAATTCGCTGATGCAGCCGGCCACCCTCACCGATGCGCCCGTCGTGGGCGTGGCGCTGACCGCGCAAACCACCGTGCCCGGTTGCGCTACTGGCGTGACCAACGCTGTGGATGCCGACGTCGCGATGCGCTTCTGCATAGAAATCGCCAAGCTGTACGGCCAAGGCGCGATGACGTTCTACGATGAAGCGGAGTGGGCTGCGTTGCAAGCGCGATACGGCTCCATGGCGCACCTACAGACCATGGGCCGCGGTCAGTAG
- a CDS encoding M24 family metallopeptidase: MSPAPLSLTERDRRWQLARDLMAAEHLDALIVYGDREAAAPAGFAHDCYFTNDRPGSIVVFVGDEAPRVYTFASLMVADHLQAALRGDLQWIAPEQLFVGKTGRDVGAWLASRQLNGARIGVIGLEPYPPFYFDGAMPARTLQGLEAALPDAVFVPVFRPFFQRAAVKSQEEQAMIRHAASIGEAMSETLRVTAKPGVSEADLVAAVTATCFSMGGYTAEILLGSGPEYVGWGPAAWQYRAQAPRILQQGDVVLSEIFALYGMMETQHQAAVAIGTVHPDILRAAEVARASYEAGVTALKVGNTFGDVVDAMEAPLLEAGGWHVHPLIHSINPYGPVGFGTAPGIESLPEAARYADLRRLPTVGRDVPLQEGMCFAFEPNCAFDRHLANIGGTVLVGLTAGVELNQNSTWLMHADD, translated from the coding sequence ATGTCCCCCGCCCCCCTTTCCCTGACCGAGCGCGACAGGCGCTGGCAACTTGCCCGCGACCTGATGGCGGCCGAACACCTGGACGCCCTGATTGTGTACGGCGATCGCGAAGCCGCCGCCCCGGCAGGTTTTGCCCATGACTGTTACTTCACCAACGACCGCCCGGGATCAATCGTGGTGTTCGTCGGCGACGAAGCGCCGCGTGTCTATACCTTTGCCTCGCTGATGGTGGCCGACCACCTGCAAGCCGCGCTGCGCGGAGACCTGCAATGGATCGCTCCGGAACAGCTGTTTGTCGGCAAGACGGGCCGCGACGTCGGCGCCTGGCTGGCCAGCCGGCAATTGAACGGCGCCCGCATCGGCGTGATCGGCCTGGAGCCTTACCCTCCCTTCTATTTCGACGGCGCCATGCCCGCGCGCACGCTGCAAGGCCTGGAAGCTGCGTTGCCGGATGCGGTATTCGTGCCCGTGTTCCGCCCGTTCTTTCAGCGCGCAGCGGTGAAGAGCCAAGAAGAACAGGCCATGATCCGGCACGCCGCCAGCATTGGCGAAGCCATGAGCGAAACCCTGCGCGTCACGGCCAAGCCGGGCGTGTCCGAGGCAGACCTGGTCGCGGCGGTCACTGCCACGTGCTTTTCCATGGGCGGCTATACCGCCGAAATCCTGCTGGGTTCCGGGCCCGAATACGTGGGATGGGGGCCCGCCGCCTGGCAGTACCGTGCGCAAGCGCCCCGGATCTTGCAACAGGGGGACGTGGTGCTGTCAGAGATCTTTGCGCTGTACGGCATGATGGAAACCCAGCACCAGGCGGCGGTGGCGATCGGCACGGTGCACCCGGACATCCTGCGCGCAGCCGAGGTTGCCCGCGCCAGTTACGAAGCCGGGGTCACAGCGTTAAAGGTGGGCAATACCTTCGGCGATGTGGTCGACGCCATGGAAGCACCGCTGCTTGAGGCCGGCGGCTGGCATGTGCATCCCTTGATTCACAGCATCAATCCCTATGGGCCGGTAGGCTTTGGCACCGCCCCTGGCATAGAATCCCTGCCCGAAGCCGCGCGCTATGCAGACCTGCGGCGCCTGCCCACCGTGGGGCGCGACGTGCCACTGCAAGAGGGCATGTGCTTTGCCTTCGAACCGAATTGCGCCTTTGATCGCCATCTGGCTAATATCGGCGGCACCGTTCTCGTCGGCCTCACGGCCGGAGTGGAACTGAACCAAAACTCAACGTGGCTGATGCACGCAGACGACTAG
- the coaBC gene encoding bifunctional phosphopantothenoylcysteine decarboxylase/phosphopantothenate--cysteine ligase CoaBC has translation MLDLARKRIVLGLTGGIACYKIAELVRRMTEQGATVDVVMTEAATHFITPVTMQALSGRPVFVDAWDARVPNNMAHIDLTRGADAVLIAPASADFMAKLAHGMADDLLSTLCLARACPLLVAPAMNREMWANPATQRNVEQLRADGISVLGPSAGEQACGETGDGRMLESHELLADLIAFFQPKLLAGRHVLLTAGPTSEPVDPVRVLSNRSSGKTGYALARAAREAGARVTLITGATFLPVPRGVTALSVMTARQMHDAVMASAADADIFIAVAAVADWRVKNVSTQKLKKTSEGGGAPLMEFEPNPDILAEVAKLENGPWCVGFAAETEKLAEHAEAKRQRKGIPLLVGNLAHKVMDADTTELVLFDEHGAHPLPAGDKLEAARRLIAEIAARFPT, from the coding sequence ATGCTCGATCTCGCCCGCAAACGCATCGTCCTAGGTCTGACCGGGGGCATCGCCTGCTACAAAATCGCCGAGCTGGTGCGGCGCATGACCGAACAAGGCGCCACCGTGGACGTGGTAATGACCGAGGCGGCCACGCACTTCATCACCCCTGTGACGATGCAAGCCCTGTCGGGCCGGCCGGTGTTCGTGGACGCCTGGGACGCGCGCGTGCCCAACAACATGGCGCACATCGACCTGACGCGCGGCGCCGATGCCGTGCTGATCGCGCCCGCCAGCGCCGACTTCATGGCCAAGCTGGCGCACGGTATGGCCGACGACCTGCTGTCCACCTTGTGCCTGGCACGTGCCTGTCCGTTACTCGTGGCGCCCGCCATGAACCGCGAAATGTGGGCCAACCCGGCTACCCAACGCAATGTTGAACAATTGCGGGCTGACGGCATCAGCGTGCTGGGCCCGTCGGCGGGCGAACAGGCTTGCGGTGAGACTGGTGACGGCCGCATGCTGGAATCGCATGAACTGCTGGCCGACCTGATCGCCTTCTTCCAACCCAAGTTGCTGGCGGGCCGCCACGTGTTGCTGACCGCTGGCCCCACGTCTGAACCCGTGGACCCCGTGCGCGTGCTGAGCAACCGTTCGTCGGGCAAGACCGGTTACGCCCTGGCCCGCGCCGCGCGCGAAGCCGGTGCCCGCGTTACCTTGATTACCGGCGCCACGTTCCTGCCCGTACCGCGCGGTGTGACGGCGCTATCGGTCATGACCGCGCGCCAGATGCATGACGCCGTCATGGCCAGCGCGGCCGATGCCGACATTTTCATTGCCGTGGCCGCCGTGGCCGACTGGCGCGTGAAGAACGTCAGCACGCAAAAGCTGAAGAAAACGAGTGAAGGCGGCGGCGCGCCGCTGATGGAATTTGAACCGAATCCGGACATCCTGGCCGAAGTGGCCAAGCTGGAAAACGGCCCATGGTGCGTGGGCTTCGCAGCCGAAACCGAGAAGCTGGCCGAACATGCCGAAGCCAAGCGCCAGCGCAAGGGCATCCCGCTGCTGGTGGGCAACCTGGCGCACAAGGTCATGGATGCGGACACCACCGAATTGGTCCTGTTCGACGAACATGGCGCGCATCCCCTGCCCGCCGGCGACAAGCTGGAAGCCGCCCGCCGCCTGATCGCGGAAATCGCCGCCCGCTTTCCTACGTAG
- the pepE gene encoding dipeptidase PepE, giving the protein MNLLLLSNSSSDAGYLVHALSDIRELIESLPQGAPTVFVPFAGVTRDWDDYTALVASALADTGLAIEGLHRAADPAAALENAAVIIVGGGNTFNLLGQLRRQGLLDVVKRRVRAGAAYLGWSAGSNLTCPTICTTNDMPITDPGGFDALDLITFQINPHYTNAHPPGHRGETRAQRLAEFCVLNPAMPVLGLPEGSGLRVRGQQVELIGPHDAPLFLGSEEPRVFRPGPLEIPA; this is encoded by the coding sequence ATGAACCTTTTGCTACTCAGCAATTCCAGCAGCGACGCCGGCTACCTGGTACACGCCTTGTCGGACATCCGCGAACTGATCGAATCCTTGCCGCAAGGCGCGCCGACCGTGTTCGTGCCGTTCGCCGGCGTCACGCGGGATTGGGACGACTACACCGCGCTGGTGGCCTCGGCCCTGGCGGACACGGGCCTGGCTATCGAAGGCCTGCATCGTGCAGCGGACCCCGCAGCCGCGCTGGAAAATGCCGCCGTCATCATCGTGGGCGGTGGCAACACGTTCAACCTGTTGGGGCAATTGCGTCGCCAAGGCTTGCTGGACGTGGTCAAGCGTCGCGTGCGCGCAGGCGCGGCGTATCTGGGCTGGAGTGCTGGGTCCAACCTGACGTGCCCCACCATCTGCACCACCAATGACATGCCCATTACCGACCCGGGCGGCTTCGATGCCCTGGACTTGATTACGTTCCAGATCAACCCGCACTACACCAACGCGCATCCGCCCGGACACCGTGGCGAAACGCGCGCCCAACGCCTGGCGGAGTTCTGCGTGTTGAACCCCGCGATGCCGGTGCTGGGGCTGCCCGAAGGATCGGGCCTGCGTGTGCGCGGTCAGCAGGTCGAACTAATCGGCCCACACGACGCTCCGTTATTCCTGGGCAGCGAAGAGCCGCGCGTGTTTCGCCCGGGTCCGCTGGAGATTCCGGCATGA
- a CDS encoding IclR family transcriptional regulator — protein sequence MSILDGVQRVLSLYAEGATELSFTDVAARLTMPKSTASRLLNQMQHYGMLDQDAATRRYRAGALLAQAVRAGMAATPLDEACRAVLTRLSDDSGLTAYLSTLNQRETVVLQRLNGSHPVQVLSPPGSRRNASGTAMGRALLSRLSDAEFQALYGADPAQPLPMEGRDCPATVGDLARLVEQTRADHCGVAIDQAMPGIGAVAAAVRDPATGELRGLCLSFVSFQADAARVARLRDSVLQQVAALGRELHDPYWLA from the coding sequence ATGAGCATTCTAGATGGAGTACAACGCGTGCTGTCGCTGTATGCGGAAGGCGCGACGGAGCTGAGCTTTACCGACGTCGCCGCACGGCTGACCATGCCCAAGAGCACGGCCTCTCGCTTGCTGAACCAGATGCAGCATTACGGCATGCTGGATCAGGACGCCGCCACGCGTCGCTATCGTGCGGGGGCCTTGCTAGCGCAGGCCGTGCGCGCCGGCATGGCCGCAACGCCGCTGGACGAAGCCTGCCGCGCGGTGCTGACCCGCCTGTCCGACGACAGCGGTTTGACCGCGTATTTGTCCACCTTGAACCAACGTGAAACCGTGGTGCTGCAACGCCTGAATGGCTCGCATCCGGTGCAGGTGTTGTCACCGCCTGGCTCGCGCCGCAATGCGTCCGGCACGGCGATGGGCCGGGCGCTGTTGTCGCGCTTGAGCGATGCTGAATTTCAAGCGCTGTACGGTGCCGACCCAGCGCAGCCCTTGCCGATGGAAGGCCGTGATTGCCCGGCCACCGTCGGCGACCTGGCTCGCCTGGTCGAGCAGACCCGCGCTGACCATTGCGGCGTGGCGATTGACCAGGCCATGCCCGGCATTGGCGCCGTGGCGGCTGCGGTACGTGACCCGGCCACTGGCGAATTGCGCGGCCTGTGTCTGTCGTTTGTGTCGTTCCAGGCCGATGCGGCGCGCGTGGCGCGCTTGCGAGATTCAGTGCTGCAACAGGTGGCGGCGTTGGGCCGCGAACTGCACGACCCTTATTGGCTGGCGTGA
- the lspA gene encoding signal peptidase II has translation MARPSDSGVTGAAPARAAPARVGGWLALALLIIVLDQLTKVYFNTSFQYGERVNVLPVFDFTLMYNRGAAFSFLASEEGWQRWLFTGLGIVAAVVITIILRRTHGQPRFSLALTLILGGAVGNVIDRVAYGHVVDFLLFYWNDSYFPAFNLADVGISCGAVLLVLDELLRARKKPQA, from the coding sequence ATGGCCCGCCCCTCCGATTCGGGAGTGACGGGCGCGGCGCCCGCCCGCGCCGCCCCGGCGCGCGTGGGCGGCTGGCTGGCGCTGGCCTTGCTGATCATCGTGCTGGACCAGTTGACCAAGGTGTACTTCAACACCTCGTTCCAATATGGCGAACGCGTCAACGTGCTGCCGGTGTTCGACTTCACGCTGATGTACAACCGGGGGGCCGCGTTCAGCTTCCTGGCGTCCGAGGAAGGCTGGCAGCGTTGGCTGTTCACGGGCTTGGGAATCGTGGCGGCCGTGGTCATCACGATCATCTTGCGGCGCACGCACGGCCAACCGCGCTTCAGCCTGGCGCTGACGCTGATTTTGGGCGGCGCCGTCGGCAACGTCATCGACCGCGTGGCCTATGGCCACGTAGTGGACTTTCTGCTGTTCTACTGGAACGACTCCTACTTCCCCGCCTTCAACCTGGCGGACGTCGGCATCAGCTGCGGCGCGGTGCTGTTGGTGCTGGACGAACTGCTGCGCGCTCGCAAGAAGCCGCAAGCCTGA